The following coding sequences are from one Elusimicrobium minutum Pei191 window:
- a CDS encoding M24 family metallopeptidase codes for MADYKVKIKTFLKTLKQCEIEGYITTNVIDMQYFCARPFQPSERSVLLITPKHFMIFARPLAFNAIKESVKEAKVVMAEDISAIAAAAEFVIKNKIKNICFDQDKELFSAGQIFQKAGIKPELAVTNTVRMVKNKEEIKNIRKACQIAYNAFLYIKPRIKTSMTELEAASMLENYMKSQGASGVSFDTIMAFGKNSADPHHATDTTKLKNEDVILVDFGCIYKGYCSDITRTWWHGKKPAAEFTKVWNIVERARKEGVKKVRPNMSARNADKICRDIIETASYGPLIHSTGHGVGMNLHESPFLNPPSQEILKKGNVFTIEPGIYIPGKFGVRLEDTVELTAKGANILTKK; via the coding sequence ATGGCAGATTACAAAGTAAAAATAAAAACGTTTTTAAAAACTTTAAAACAATGCGAAATTGAAGGATATATAACCACTAACGTTATTGATATGCAATATTTTTGCGCGCGCCCTTTCCAGCCAAGCGAAAGAAGCGTGCTTTTAATAACGCCTAAACACTTCATGATATTCGCCCGCCCGCTTGCTTTTAATGCTATTAAAGAAAGCGTTAAGGAAGCTAAGGTTGTAATGGCCGAAGATATTTCAGCAATAGCAGCGGCGGCTGAGTTTGTTATTAAAAACAAAATTAAAAATATTTGTTTTGACCAAGATAAAGAGCTGTTTTCAGCGGGGCAGATTTTCCAAAAAGCGGGTATAAAGCCCGAACTTGCCGTTACCAATACGGTAAGAATGGTAAAAAATAAAGAAGAAATTAAAAATATCCGCAAAGCCTGCCAAATAGCTTATAACGCTTTTCTTTATATAAAACCCAGGATTAAAACGAGTATGACAGAGCTTGAAGCGGCCTCAATGCTTGAAAATTATATGAAATCACAAGGAGCGAGCGGCGTTTCTTTTGACACAATTATGGCTTTTGGCAAAAACAGCGCTGACCCGCATCACGCCACTGATACGACTAAGCTTAAAAATGAGGATGTGATTTTGGTAGATTTCGGCTGTATTTACAAAGGCTACTGCTCTGACATTACAAGAACCTGGTGGCACGGCAAAAAACCGGCGGCAGAATTTACAAAAGTTTGGAATATTGTCGAACGGGCCAGAAAAGAGGGTGTAAAAAAAGTTCGCCCCAACATGAGCGCGCGTAACGCCGATAAAATATGCCGTGATATTATTGAAACGGCTTCTTACGGCCCGCTTATACATTCAACAGGGCATGGCGTGGGGATGAATTTGCATGAGTCGCCCTTTCTTAACCCTCCTTCACAGGAAATACTTAAAAAGGGTAATGTTTTTACTATAGAACCGGGCATTTATATACCCGGCAAATTCGGAGTACGCCTTGAGGATACCGTTGAACTTACGGCAAAAGGCGCGAATATTTTAACTAAAAAATAA
- a CDS encoding DUF192 domain-containing protein: MKAVNQNNNFLLADNVEVAAAIFDRMKGLLGKKDIPQGYGLLIKKCNSIHMFFMRFAIDAVFLSKEGEVLHILQNFKPWRISKVVFGASSALELPAGTIGNNVKKGDFIVFK, translated from the coding sequence ATGAAAGCGGTAAACCAAAATAATAATTTCCTTTTAGCCGATAATGTTGAAGTCGCGGCAGCAATTTTTGACCGTATGAAAGGGCTTTTAGGTAAAAAAGATATACCTCAAGGGTACGGACTTCTTATTAAAAAATGTAATAGTATTCATATGTTTTTTATGCGCTTTGCCATAGACGCTGTTTTTTTAAGCAAAGAGGGGGAGGTTTTGCACATACTTCAAAATTTTAAACCCTGGCGTATAAGCAAGGTTGTTTTTGGGGCATCCTCCGCGTTGGAACTGCCAGCCGGAACTATTGGTAACAATGTAAAAAAGGGCGATTTTATAGTTTTTAAATAG
- the efp gene encoding elongation factor P, translated as MISTTDFKEGLIFENENGEIVEIVDYQHHRKSQARAVVRVKLRKLGSGSYVETSYRPEDKFKEVSVEKRPFMYLYSEGDMAHFMNNESYDQVAVPLDKLENQRKYLIENMECTGLYINDQLFDIVLPIKVVLTIKSTVPGVKGDTVSNLTKEAELETGVTIKVPLFINEGDKVIMDTRYCTYVERA; from the coding sequence ATGATAAGCACAACAGACTTTAAAGAAGGTTTAATTTTTGAAAATGAAAACGGGGAGATTGTTGAAATCGTAGATTACCAACATCACCGTAAAAGCCAGGCCAGAGCCGTTGTAAGAGTCAAATTAAGAAAGCTAGGTAGCGGATCATATGTTGAAACAAGCTATCGCCCCGAAGATAAATTTAAAGAAGTCAGTGTTGAAAAAAGGCCTTTTATGTATCTATATTCCGAAGGCGATATGGCGCATTTTATGAACAATGAATCTTATGACCAGGTTGCCGTGCCTTTAGACAAACTTGAAAACCAGAGAAAATATTTAATTGAAAATATGGAATGCACGGGCTTGTATATTAATGACCAGTTGTTTGATATTGTGCTTCCTATTAAAGTTGTTTTAACCATTAAATCAACAGTGCCCGGCGTAAAAGGCGATACTGTTTCAAACTTAACCAAAGAAGCGGAACTTGAAACGGGCGTAACAATAAAAGTGCCTTTATTTATTAACGAAGGCGACAAAGTTATTATGGACACCCGCTATTGCACCTACGTTGAAAGAGCATAA